A genomic region of Candidatus Blochmanniella pennsylvanica str. BPEN contains the following coding sequences:
- the mrcB gene encoding bifunctional glycosyl transferase/transpeptidase — protein MNQLSYKCHSVIVQRALFFLYTVMCFFFFIIALIIAYGIFLDKKVQSRIDGKVWRLPTIIYSRMINVEPNMSYHKNDIIHLLETLQYRQVSKITHSGEFVVHNNDIELFRRPFNFPSGEEGEMHVSFFFNQKKLLRIYNQDTKNNFGLFRFDPKIISILYAPNKQQRLFVPRSGFPDILIDMLLAVEDRYFYQHDGIQISSIGRAFLANVFSGRTVQGGSTLTQQLVKNLFLNNTRSLWRKFNEAYMALIFDHRYSKDRILELYLNEIYFGQNGNDQIHGFPLASFYYFGRPINELSIDQQAMLVGMIKGASLYNPWKNPHITLERRNLILKLLEHRDIIDKKMCAILSARPLGTQPKDEILILQPAFTQMVNKEIQNIDRINDFSGIKIFTTLDPISQKAAEQAMELGIHKLRHYYNVKDLEGAIVVVDRFSGKIRAMVGGSDPHFSGFNRAMHARRSIGSLAKPAIYLAALSHPDKYHLNTWIADEPIHLQQPNGVIWSPKNYDRKFRGKVTLIDAFIKSLNVPTVNLGMTIGLDAISDVLKKLGISPNFISSFPSILLGSISLTPIEVAQEFQTIASGGQYSALSSVCYIMNEEDIVLYQNFTKTERVIFPQAAYLTLYAMQQVATRGTSCILSLKFPCSQLAAKTGTTNDLRDSWFVGIDDTEVTVIWIGRDNNGRTKLTGTNGALTLYNLYLDNKNPTPLHLELPSGIKYIPIDNCGNFTLHDSKNNGCQVLPVWVNDWQLLFQSLKESKIISYNQQPINTVAEQGITIQMNR, from the coding sequence ATGAATCAATTATCATATAAGTGTCATTCTGTCATTGTGCAACGAGCTTTATTTTTTTTATACACTGTAATGTGCTTTTTTTTCTTTATTATCGCTTTAATTATAGCGTATGGAATATTTTTAGATAAGAAGGTTCAAAGTCGTATTGATGGAAAGGTTTGGAGATTACCTACGATTATTTATAGCCGTATGATTAATGTAGAACCTAATATGTCGTATCATAAAAATGATATAATTCATTTATTGGAAACTTTACAGTATCGTCAAGTCTCTAAAATTACTCATTCAGGAGAATTTGTTGTACATAATAATGACATTGAATTATTTCGTAGGCCTTTTAATTTTCCAAGTGGAGAAGAAGGAGAAATGCATGTATCCTTTTTTTTTAATCAAAAAAAATTACTCCGCATTTATAACCAAGACACAAAGAATAATTTTGGTTTATTTCGATTTGATCCCAAGATCATATCTATTTTATATGCTCCTAATAAGCAACAAAGATTATTTGTACCGAGATCAGGGTTTCCAGATATATTAATAGATATGTTGTTAGCTGTTGAAGATCGTTATTTTTATCAGCATGATGGTATTCAGATATCTTCTATTGGTCGTGCTTTTTTAGCAAATGTTTTTTCTGGTCGTACTGTACAAGGAGGAAGTACTTTAACGCAACAATTAGTAAAAAATTTATTTTTAAATAATACACGATCATTGTGGCGTAAATTTAATGAAGCCTATATGGCTTTAATTTTCGATCATCGATATAGTAAGGACCGCATTCTTGAATTATATTTGAATGAAATATATTTTGGTCAAAACGGAAATGATCAGATTCATGGATTTCCTTTAGCTAGTTTTTATTATTTTGGTCGCCCGATAAATGAATTAAGTATAGATCAACAAGCAATGTTAGTGGGGATGATAAAAGGCGCGTCTTTATATAATCCCTGGAAAAATCCACACATAACACTGGAACGTCGCAATTTAATACTCAAATTGTTAGAACATAGAGATATTATTGATAAAAAAATGTGTGCTATTCTTAGTGCACGCCCTTTAGGAACGCAGCCAAAGGATGAAATATTAATTTTACAACCTGCTTTTACACAAATGGTAAATAAAGAAATACAAAATATTGATCGAATTAATGATTTTTCTGGAATAAAAATATTTACTACGTTAGATCCTATTTCTCAAAAAGCAGCAGAACAGGCAATGGAATTAGGCATTCATAAATTAAGACATTATTATAACGTAAAAGATTTAGAAGGGGCCATAGTTGTAGTAGATCGATTTAGTGGAAAAATACGAGCTATGGTAGGAGGGTCTGATCCCCATTTTTCTGGATTTAATCGTGCTATGCATGCTCGTCGTTCTATAGGTTCATTAGCGAAGCCAGCAATTTATTTAGCAGCTTTAAGTCATCCTGATAAATATCACCTCAATACATGGATTGCTGATGAGCCTATTCATTTACAACAACCAAATGGAGTAATTTGGTCCCCTAAAAATTATGACCGAAAATTTCGAGGCAAAGTCACTCTTATTGATGCTTTTATTAAATCTCTCAATGTACCTACTGTTAATTTAGGTATGACAATAGGATTAGACGCTATTTCTGATGTTTTAAAAAAATTGGGCATTTCGCCTAATTTTATTTCTTCTTTTCCATCTATCCTTTTAGGATCCATTAGTTTGACACCTATAGAAGTTGCTCAGGAGTTTCAAACTATTGCTAGCGGCGGGCAATATTCTGCCTTATCATCTGTTTGTTATATTATGAACGAAGAAGATATAGTATTATATCAAAATTTTACCAAGACAGAGCGTGTTATTTTCCCTCAAGCAGCTTATTTAACGTTATATGCAATGCAACAAGTAGCAACACGAGGAACTTCTTGTATTTTATCTTTAAAATTTCCTTGTTCTCAATTAGCCGCAAAAACTGGAACTACTAATGATCTTCGTGATAGTTGGTTTGTTGGAATTGATGACACAGAAGTAACTGTGATTTGGATAGGACGTGACAATAACGGAAGAACTAAGTTAACAGGTACTAATGGCGCATTAACTCTATATAATTTGTATTTAGATAATAAAAATCCTACTCCTTTACATTTAGAACTACCTAGTGGTATTAAGTACATACCTATAGATAATTGTGGTAATTTTACACTACATGATAGCAAAAATAATGGTTGTCAGGTTTTGCCAGTGTGGGTGAATGATTGGCAATTATTATTTCAGTCACTTAAAGAATCAAAAATAATCTCATATAATCAGCAACCAATAAATACTGTAGCAGAACAAGGTATTACAATACAAATGAATAGATAA
- the erpA gene encoding iron-sulfur cluster insertion protein ErpA, which translates to MNNDAKFPIQLTDFAARKVKFFTENEIINSNSHLKLRVYIIGGGCSGFQYRFILDDKISSDDCIVENNGVSLVIDPMSLQYLFGGIIDYYEGLEGSRFVVINPNAKNTCSCGSSFSV; encoded by the coding sequence ATGAATAATGATGCAAAATTTCCTATACAATTGACTGATTTTGCAGCCAGAAAAGTAAAGTTTTTCACTGAAAATGAAATAATTAACAGTAATTCACATTTAAAATTGCGTGTATATATTATAGGAGGAGGTTGCAGTGGGTTTCAATATAGGTTTATTTTAGATGATAAAATTTCTAGCGATGATTGTATTGTAGAAAACAATGGCGTATCTCTAGTAATAGACCCTATGAGCTTGCAATATTTATTTGGAGGTATCATAGATTATTATGAAGGATTAGAAGGGTCTCGATTTGTTGTAATCAATCCAAATGCCAAGAATACTTGTAGTTGTGGTTCTTCTTTCAGTGTATAA
- a CDS encoding CTP synthase, with protein sequence MRVNYIFVTGGVVSSLGKGIATASLAAVLEARGLSVTIIKLDPYINMDPGTISPVQHGEVFITEDGAETDLDLGHYERFIRTKMRHHNNFTAGKIYADVLRKERRGDYLGATIQIIPHVTDTIKKWLIAGAFGHDVLLVEIGGTVGDIESLPFLEAIRQMVMEVNREQTLYIHLTLVPFIAVSGELKTKPTQHSVKELLSIGIQPDILICRSDRVISNSERKKISLFCNVPKQAIIALQDVDSIYKIPALLKDQGLDNYICKRFNLNCPEANLSDWEEVIYYQEHPIGEVTVGMVGKYIELVDAYKSVTEALKHAGIKNRFIVNIRLINSQDVEKLGIEKTLKGLDAILVPGGFGYRGVEGKILSAQYARENNIPYFGICLGMQVALIEFARHVAGMPEANSTEFVTNCKCPVIALITECKDENGIFITHNDNTNLGGTMRLGNQACYLIKGSLTHQIYGKSTILERHRHRYEVNNMLLKHITHAGLSCVGFSKKNNLVEVIEYPNHPWFIGSQFHPEFNSTPREGHPLFIGFIKAAIEYQHRHNKLI encoded by the coding sequence GTGAGAGTGAATTATATTTTTGTAACTGGTGGAGTGGTATCATCTTTGGGTAAGGGCATTGCTACAGCATCTTTGGCTGCAGTTTTAGAAGCGCGCGGTCTCAGTGTAACTATAATAAAATTAGACCCATATATCAATATGGACCCTGGTACAATTAGCCCCGTACAACATGGAGAAGTGTTTATTACTGAAGATGGAGCAGAGACTGATTTAGACTTGGGGCATTATGAACGTTTTATCCGTACTAAAATGAGACATCATAATAACTTTACTGCTGGTAAAATTTATGCTGATGTTTTACGGAAAGAGCGTCGAGGAGATTATTTAGGCGCTACGATACAGATTATTCCTCATGTCACTGACACTATAAAGAAGTGGCTTATAGCAGGCGCTTTTGGTCACGATGTGTTATTAGTAGAAATAGGTGGCACAGTAGGTGATATTGAATCATTGCCCTTTTTAGAGGCTATTAGGCAAATGGTAATGGAAGTAAATAGAGAACAAACTTTATACATACATCTGACATTAGTGCCTTTTATTGCAGTATCTGGAGAACTAAAAACTAAGCCAACACAACATTCAGTAAAAGAATTACTTTCTATTGGTATTCAACCTGACATTTTAATTTGCAGATCTGATCGAGTAATCAGTAATAGTGAACGAAAAAAAATTTCTTTGTTTTGCAATGTACCTAAACAAGCGATAATTGCTCTGCAAGATGTAGATTCAATTTATAAAATACCTGCTTTACTTAAAGACCAAGGATTAGACAATTATATTTGTAAACGTTTTAATTTAAATTGTCCCGAGGCAAATCTATCAGATTGGGAGGAAGTAATTTATTATCAAGAACATCCGATAGGAGAAGTGACTGTTGGTATGGTAGGAAAATATATTGAATTGGTAGATGCTTACAAATCAGTGACAGAAGCATTAAAGCATGCTGGGATAAAAAATCGTTTTATTGTGAATATTCGTCTTATTAACTCCCAAGATGTGGAAAAATTAGGTATAGAAAAAACACTGAAGGGTTTAGATGCTATTTTAGTGCCTGGAGGATTTGGTTATCGCGGAGTGGAAGGAAAAATTTTATCCGCACAATATGCTCGAGAAAACAATATACCGTATTTTGGAATTTGCTTGGGTATGCAAGTAGCATTGATCGAATTTGCTCGTCATGTTGCTGGAATGCCAGAAGCCAATTCTACAGAATTTGTAACTAATTGTAAATGCCCAGTAATAGCTTTAATAACTGAGTGTAAAGATGAGAATGGTATTTTTATAACACACAATGATAATACTAATTTGGGCGGTACTATGCGCCTAGGTAATCAAGCGTGTTATTTAATTAAGGGGAGTTTAACACATCAAATATATGGCAAAAGTACTATATTAGAACGTCATCGACATCGTTATGAAGTAAACAACATGTTATTAAAACATATAACACATGCTGGATTAAGTTGTGTTGGTTTTTCTAAAAAAAATAATTTAGTAGAAGTAATTGAATATCCAAATCATCCATGGTTTATAGGGAGTCAGTTCCATCCTGAATTTAATTCTACACCTCGTGAAGGTCATCCTTTATTTATAGGTTTTATAAAAGCTGCAATAGAGTACCAACATCGTCATAATAAATTAATTTAG
- the eno gene encoding phosphopyruvate hydratase: MPKILNIVGREVIDSRGNPTVETEVYIKGGSRLASVPSGASVGSQEALELRDNNNNRFFGKGVTKAVSFVNGPIHKALIGMDVTQQRVIDTIMIDLDGTSNKSKFGANAILSVSLAVAKAASAFKNVPLYQHISDLYDAPKNTLVMPLPMMNIINGGKHADNNLDIQEFMIIPIGAKTIKEAIQMGSEISYNLRVILSNKGISTQLGDEGGYAPNLNSHATALELIKESIEQSGYILKEDIVLAIDCAASELFDTSTNKYNIKSEKKFFTSEEFTYYLSSLAQKYSIVSIEDGQSEYDWDGFAYQTKVLGNKIQLIGDDLFATNINLLQMGINRNIANSILIKCNQIGSLTETLETIKMAKNAGYGTIISHRSGETEDTSIADIAVGTSAGQIKTGPVRCSERVAKYNQLIRIEEMLGKKGVFYRFKNKLMS, encoded by the coding sequence ATGCCTAAGATTTTAAATATTGTTGGACGTGAGGTTATTGATTCTCGTGGTAATCCAACAGTAGAGACCGAAGTATATATCAAAGGTGGTTCTAGATTAGCATCTGTTCCGTCTGGAGCATCTGTTGGTTCTCAAGAAGCTTTAGAGTTAAGGGATAATAATAACAATCGGTTTTTTGGAAAAGGGGTCACAAAAGCGGTCAGTTTTGTAAATGGACCCATTCATAAAGCATTAATAGGAATGGATGTAACGCAACAACGTGTTATTGATACTATTATGATTGATTTGGATGGAACCAGTAATAAATCAAAATTTGGTGCTAATGCTATCTTGAGCGTTTCTTTAGCAGTTGCAAAAGCAGCCTCGGCATTTAAAAATGTTCCATTATATCAGCATATTTCTGATTTGTATGACGCGCCAAAAAATACACTTGTTATGCCACTCCCTATGATGAATATTATTAATGGCGGTAAGCATGCTGATAATAATTTAGATATTCAGGAATTTATGATTATCCCGATTGGAGCAAAAACCATCAAAGAAGCAATCCAGATGGGATCTGAAATATCATATAATTTAAGAGTAATATTAAGTAATAAAGGAATATCCACGCAATTAGGTGACGAAGGTGGATATGCTCCTAATCTTAATTCTCATGCCACTGCATTAGAATTAATAAAAGAATCTATAGAACAATCTGGTTATATTTTAAAAGAAGATATTGTCCTAGCAATAGATTGTGCTGCATCTGAATTGTTTGATACATCCACCAATAAGTATAATATAAAAAGTGAAAAAAAGTTTTTTACTTCTGAAGAATTTACTTATTATTTGTCATCATTAGCGCAAAAATACTCGATAGTTTCTATTGAAGATGGACAAAGTGAATACGATTGGGATGGATTTGCTTACCAAACCAAAGTTCTTGGTAATAAAATTCAATTAATAGGAGACGACTTGTTTGCGACTAACATAAATTTGTTACAAATGGGTATTAATCGAAATATTGCAAATTCTATTTTAATTAAATGCAATCAGATAGGATCTTTAACTGAAACACTAGAAACGATTAAAATGGCTAAAAATGCAGGTTACGGTACAATTATTTCACATCGTTCCGGAGAAACTGAAGATACAAGCATTGCTGACATAGCCGTGGGTACCTCTGCCGGTCAAATAAAAACTGGACCTGTGCGTTGTTCTGAACGAGTAGCTAAATATAATCAACTAATTCGTATAGAAGAAATGTTAGGAAAAAAAGGAGTGTTTTATAGATTTAAAAATAAACTTATGTCATAG
- the cysJ gene encoding NADPH-dependent assimilatory sulfite reductase flavoprotein subunit: MIKKTAHSEITPLTSEQLDYIRSFLVTLSSSQLIWISGYLWGLASVAETNKITDISENTKIEGVCLNKTITLISASQTGNARQLAEKLRDDIRAINMDVMLFDARDYKFKKISKERLLIIITSTYGEGEPPEEAIALYRYLFSNKAVKMPNTHFAVFSFGDRSYEYFAKAGKDFDHRLEELGAHRLCDRVDVDIDFKEEANVWRKKIVLLLKNKIISTSTFKQNNNSCSLEQVNNTVYNKECPLIACLSTRYKITSRDSLKDVHHLEIDIADSDLHYQPGDALGVWYENDPNLINELLELLRLKGTEQVRVKEEPMSLSEALQKHYELTHNTSVVVKNIATITQDKMLLDLLCNSEKLNKFILTTPIIAMMHRVSIAITPQELLQILRPMKPRFYSISSAQSEVGDEIHITVSVVRYKTNERFRTGGASGYLVDRIKENEKIRIFIEPNNNFRLPKNSNVPVIMIGAGTGIAPFRAFMQQRSADSASGKNWLFFGNLRFIDDFLYQIEWQRYFRDGLLTKIDTAWSRDQNDKIYVQNKLLKNGVELWSWIQEGAHIYVCGDAKHMAQDVNKALVMLASKYGSMGLDKANEFWHNMRIQHRYQRDIY, from the coding sequence ATGATAAAAAAAACAGCACATAGCGAAATAACACCGTTAACTTCAGAACAGTTAGATTATATTCGATCATTTTTAGTTACTTTGTCCAGTTCTCAACTGATTTGGATATCCGGATACTTATGGGGATTAGCAAGTGTTGCAGAAACTAATAAAATAACTGATATTTCTGAAAACACTAAAATAGAAGGTGTTTGTCTTAATAAAACAATTACTTTAATATCTGCTTCTCAAACTGGAAATGCACGTCAATTAGCTGAGAAGTTACGTGATGATATTCGTGCAATTAATATGGATGTCATGTTGTTTGATGCTAGAGATTACAAATTTAAGAAAATTTCTAAAGAAAGATTATTAATTATTATTACTTCCACTTATGGAGAGGGAGAACCTCCAGAAGAAGCAATTGCGTTATACAGGTATTTATTTTCCAATAAAGCAGTTAAAATGCCAAATACTCATTTTGCGGTATTCAGTTTTGGAGATCGGTCATATGAATATTTTGCTAAAGCTGGAAAAGATTTTGATCATCGATTAGAGGAGCTTGGAGCGCATCGATTATGCGATCGAGTCGACGTCGATATCGATTTTAAAGAAGAAGCTAATGTATGGAGAAAAAAGATAGTTCTTTTATTAAAAAATAAAATAATATCTACTTCTACATTTAAGCAAAATAATAACAGTTGTAGTCTTGAACAAGTAAATAACACTGTATATAACAAAGAATGTCCATTAATTGCTTGTTTATCAACCCGATACAAAATTACTAGTCGTGATTCACTGAAAGATGTGCATCATTTAGAGATAGATATTGCTGATTCTGATTTACACTATCAACCAGGAGATGCGTTAGGAGTGTGGTATGAAAATGATCCTAATCTTATTAATGAGTTACTAGAATTATTAAGATTGAAAGGAACTGAACAAGTACGAGTTAAAGAAGAGCCAATGTCTCTTAGTGAAGCATTACAGAAACATTATGAATTAACTCATAATACTTCCGTTGTTGTAAAAAATATAGCTACTATTACTCAAGATAAAATGTTGTTGGATTTACTCTGCAATTCAGAAAAATTAAATAAATTTATTTTAACTACGCCTATTATTGCAATGATGCATCGTGTATCAATTGCAATAACTCCGCAAGAGTTATTGCAAATATTACGTCCTATGAAACCCCGATTTTATTCCATTTCTTCCGCTCAATCAGAGGTAGGAGATGAAATACATATTACTGTAAGCGTAGTACGTTATAAGACAAATGAACGCTTTAGAACAGGTGGTGCTAGTGGTTATTTAGTAGATCGCATAAAAGAAAATGAAAAAATACGTATTTTTATTGAACCTAATAATAATTTTAGACTACCAAAAAATTCTAATGTTCCAGTAATTATGATTGGGGCCGGAACAGGTATTGCTCCGTTTCGTGCTTTTATGCAACAAAGATCTGCAGATAGTGCATCAGGAAAAAACTGGTTATTTTTTGGGAATTTAAGATTTATAGATGATTTTCTTTATCAAATTGAATGGCAACGTTATTTCAGAGATGGTTTATTAACCAAAATTGATACAGCTTGGTCCAGAGATCAAAATGATAAGATTTATGTACAAAACAAATTATTAAAGAATGGCGTAGAGCTTTGGTCATGGATTCAAGAAGGAGCTCATATTTATGTATGTGGCGATGCTAAACATATGGCTCAAGATGTAAATAAGGCTTTAGTTATGTTAGCATCTAAATACGGGAGTATGGGTTTAGATAAAGCGAATGAATTTTGGCATAACATGCGGATACAACATCGTTATCAGAGAGATATTTACTAA
- the cysI gene encoding assimilatory sulfite reductase (NADPH) hemoprotein subunit, which translates to MNRKYDNNNDKNIPLLSDNERIKKESNFLRGTIAQNLDNNLTGGFNTEDAQLIRFHGMYQQDDRDVRVERANQKLEPLINMMLRCRLPGGVIMPQQWLAIDDFSEKYTLYGTIRLTTRQTFQLHGLLKPNLKNVHRLLNKLGLDSIATAGDVNRNVICTANPMESTLHYQVWELAKSISSYLLPKSNAYAEIWLDSKKTESTDSEPILSATYLPRKFKIAIAIPPINDVDVHANDLSFIAIKSENTDQIIGFNVLVGGGLAMTYGDITTYPRKASAFGYISTKDVLKIAETVVTVQRDWGNRSDRRHAKTKYTLTRVGVTTFKSEVERRSGVQFHPIRPYVFTDRGDRFGWVQGIDDYWHLTLFIENGRISNNDPHKLLKRGIAEVAQIHSGSFRLTANQNLIISGVSKDNKLMIESTLRKYGVINDDITPQRKASMACVAFPTCPLAMAEAERFLPKFVTKIEHIMSKYRLEKDAIILRVTGCPNSCARAMLSEIGLTGRSIGRYNLYLGGNNIGTRIPRLYKENITENDILNILDTTISRWAQERNSQESYGDYVVRSGIVNAVINSEKDFYE; encoded by the coding sequence ATGAACAGAAAATATGATAATAACAATGATAAAAATATACCCTTATTATCCGATAATGAGCGAATCAAAAAAGAAAGCAACTTCCTAAGAGGTACTATTGCTCAAAATTTAGACAATAACTTAACCGGTGGATTTAATACAGAAGATGCTCAATTAATCAGATTTCATGGCATGTATCAACAGGATGATCGCGATGTACGTGTAGAACGAGCAAATCAAAAATTAGAACCACTAATTAATATGATGTTACGTTGTCGTTTACCGGGTGGCGTGATTATGCCACAACAATGGTTGGCTATCGATGATTTTTCAGAAAAATATACTTTATATGGCACAATACGTCTTACTACTCGACAAACCTTTCAACTGCATGGTTTATTAAAACCTAACTTGAAAAATGTGCATCGTTTATTGAATAAATTGGGATTAGATTCTATAGCTACTGCTGGAGATGTAAATCGTAATGTGATATGCACAGCTAATCCCATGGAATCAACATTACATTATCAAGTATGGGAATTGGCAAAAAGTATTTCTTCATATTTACTGCCAAAATCTAATGCATATGCAGAAATTTGGTTAGATTCAAAAAAAACAGAATCTACAGATTCTGAGCCAATTTTAAGCGCTACTTATTTACCTCGTAAATTTAAAATAGCAATTGCGATACCACCTATAAATGATGTAGATGTTCATGCTAACGATCTTAGTTTTATTGCTATCAAAAGCGAGAACACTGACCAAATAATTGGTTTCAATGTATTAGTAGGCGGAGGATTAGCAATGACTTACGGAGATATTACCACATATCCTCGTAAAGCTAGCGCATTCGGATATATTTCTACAAAAGATGTTTTAAAAATTGCAGAAACAGTAGTTACAGTACAAAGAGATTGGGGAAATAGATCTGACCGTAGACATGCTAAAACAAAGTATACTTTGACGCGCGTTGGAGTGACAACATTTAAATCAGAAGTTGAACGTCGTTCTGGAGTACAATTTCATCCAATTCGTCCTTATGTATTTACGGATAGAGGAGATCGATTTGGATGGGTGCAGGGTATTGATGATTATTGGCATCTTACTTTATTTATAGAAAACGGAAGAATATCAAATAATGATCCCCATAAGCTCTTAAAACGTGGGATTGCAGAAGTTGCGCAAATACATTCAGGTTCTTTTAGATTGACTGCAAATCAAAATTTAATTATTTCTGGAGTATCTAAGGACAATAAATTAATGATTGAAAGTACATTGAGAAAATATGGTGTAATCAATGATGATATTACCCCGCAACGAAAAGCATCTATGGCATGTGTAGCGTTTCCTACTTGTCCATTAGCGATGGCAGAAGCAGAACGATTTTTACCAAAATTTGTTACTAAAATAGAGCATATCATGTCTAAATATAGATTGGAAAAAGATGCTATTATTTTACGAGTAACAGGTTGCCCTAACAGTTGTGCTCGCGCGATGTTATCAGAAATTGGATTAACAGGAAGATCAATTGGGCGTTATAATCTTTATTTAGGAGGTAATAATATCGGTACGCGTATTCCTCGATTGTACAAAGAAAATATTACGGAAAATGATATTTTAAATATTCTTGATACGACTATTAGTCGTTGGGCACAAGAGAGAAATAGTCAAGAATCTTATGGAGATTATGTAGTAAGATCTGGGATAGTTAATGCTGTTATAAATTCTGAAAAAGATTTTTATGAATAA
- a CDS encoding phosphoadenylyl-sulfate reductase has protein sequence MNKLLNVINHCWTVTEFNSLDINEQKLVLVKINRYLESLNTVDRFKWAIEYLPKQAILSSSFGIQSSVSLHLTTHYYPNIPIILIDTGYLFPETYRFIDRLTEKMQLNLHIFSPNQSAAWQEARYGKLWTQGIKGIQKYNAINKVEPMHRALRTLKVETWFAGLRRNQSDSRKKLPIITIQNGIFKFLPIVDWNSLQIHRYIEKHSLEYHPLWQQGYVSIGDVHTSRKWEPGMKEEDTRFFGLQRECGLHIIE, from the coding sequence ATGAATAAACTATTAAATGTTATTAATCATTGCTGGACTGTTACAGAATTCAATTCATTAGACATTAATGAACAAAAATTGGTTTTAGTTAAAATAAATCGATATTTGGAATCTTTAAATACGGTAGATAGGTTCAAATGGGCTATAGAATATTTACCTAAGCAAGCAATATTGTCTTCGAGTTTTGGTATTCAATCATCAGTCAGTTTACATTTAACCACTCATTATTATCCTAACATTCCGATTATTTTAATTGATACTGGTTATTTATTTCCAGAAACATATCGATTTATTGATCGATTGACAGAAAAAATGCAATTAAATTTACATATATTTTCTCCGAATCAATCTGCAGCATGGCAAGAAGCACGATATGGTAAATTATGGACACAGGGTATAAAAGGGATCCAAAAATACAATGCTATTAACAAAGTTGAACCCATGCATCGTGCTCTAAGAACGCTGAAAGTGGAAACATGGTTTGCAGGCTTAAGAAGAAATCAGTCAGATAGCCGTAAAAAATTGCCAATCATAACCATTCAAAATGGAATTTTTAAATTCTTACCTATCGTTGATTGGAATTCTCTTCAGATTCATAGGTACATTGAAAAACATTCTTTGGAATATCATCCATTGTGGCAACAAGGTTATGTATCAATAGGAGATGTGCATACTAGCAGAAAATGGGAACCTGGTATGAAAGAAGAAGACACACGTTTTTTTGGGTTACAACGTGAATGTGGTTTACATATTATTGAGTGA